aaATGGAAAAAAAGGCAATACTACCATACATAAGGGATTTCAAATCGAGCAATGCAGCATATCAGTAGCGAGGAGGTGAGGCAGGAGCTGAACGACATCGATAGTCTGACCGTGGAGAGGCTGGACGAAATGCTGAATAAGTTCCTCAAGGACTTCGAGGCTGGCGTTTTGGGGCCGCAAGGGTGGCCTACGAAGTTCTCGGCCTACAAAGTGGCCAAGGCCGCCATGAACGCGTACTCCAGGATCTTGGCGAGGAGGCACCCGGCAGTGCGCGTCAACTGCGTGCACCCAGGCTTCGTCAAGACGGACATGAGCATGAGGTCGGGGGTGCTGACGCCAGAGGAGGGCGCTCGCAACGTGGTGAAGGTGGCACTGCTGCCGGACGACGGGCCGACCGGCGCATACTTCTCCAAGGGCGAGGAGGCGTCGTTCCTGTGAGCTAGCTGCCGTGTGTGGACCGTCCGTATGGCTGACGATCCAGCTTGATCGTCTGCCACTCACTCACTGTCGCTGCGGTGGATGGTTTGTATCTGAGACTGTTGCTTGCTAGTTTGAGATCCCACAGTTATGTTGCATTGTTGTGGTACTTGTTAGGGTGTGATCTATTCTTTCCGTTCCAAAATGATTGAAAGTCACAATATCTTCACTGTTCTCGGCTTTAGTGTACAGTATGGAGATGGAGTTAGAAGTTTCATTCAGTTTCGTAATACTAATTCAGGGAATGGATACATGCTTGTTCTGAACATCGTCTGCTAATTTGCTTGTGGTTCAATCTACTGTGCCTTAATGCAGTTCGTTTTAGTCTGTCAAtgatctttctttctttttctgtgcCTACTGGATGAACTGTGCCTTAATCCAGTGTATTGTGAACTGTGGTGCTTTCATAAAAAACAGGTCCATTGTGGATCTCCCTCTAAAAAAAATTGTGTCTTAATGCAGAAATCAAGAATATTTGAAGAAAATGTTCAGCAAGAGGGAGCTGATGGGAATCATGCAAGGTGAGTTATCATTGCTCTAGAGTCCAGACTAGTTATCTCTGAAGATTATTTTGAAGCTTTAGATAATTTCCACTGTCCAAACTATTCATTTTTGTAATAACAATTACTTTCTCTGGtatgatgtttgcttgtgaatTTCTATCTATCTTCCTGAAGCCCCAAAGTTTATATTCATTTTGTTCTAGTTAAGAATATTTAAGGTCTAAGAATGTAGTTCCATATGAGGGAATTGTTTCCTTAGCTGCAGCTATATTGTGGATGTGATCAATGTCTATTAGTCACATAGTctacagaaattcagtttggctcccgagtgcatatgctccctctacccaAAAACATCACTCCCTATAGGTTTTGAGTTTTGTAGCTTATATTACCCTCACCCACGAAAATGCAACCGGCGATTTCAACGATCTCATGATTGTTTTTATCATAGCCAGTGACCAATGAGCTTCTTTTATGGGGAATCAAATTCTTAAATTTTATGAACCAATGATCAAAATTCTTGAATCAAATCGTATATAATAGTTCATAAATTGTTGAGCATTACATTTGCTGATAGTTGAAGTTTCTAACTCTGCTTACATTTGCTGATACTTGTTAGACATACTTGTATTATACAGATACGGTATGGAGTAGTAATCCCCTGTATACGTACTCCCGTGTATCATGCCATGATGGGGGCTTTTCCCATCTATATAATACGTACCACGAGCCCCTAATAGGGCATCGGTCCCTTCCACTAACATGGTATCAAGAGCCATCTTCTCTCCTTCTAGCCGCCAGGGATTACAAAACCCTAAAAGCCTCAATCGATCTCTCCAACCGATACAACACTAGAAGACCCCAACCCTTCCCTCCCAACAATCCATGGCGACATATTTGTCAACGACACCCCTAGCGGCCACCCTTGGTGCTCCACCGGTGGCAAAACTGACAAGTGATAACTTTCTCTATTGGAAGGCGCAGGTTCTGCCTGCCTTCCATGGCGATCGTGTCATGGTACTTCTCGAATATTACGACCTTGCACCACCTGGAGAACTAGAGGTAGAAGATGACAACAAGAAAAAGATCGGTGTGCCGAATCCAGCCTATTACACTTGAATCTCTAGAGATCAGCTGGTCATGGGATATCTTGCCAATTCCCCGACCGAAGATGTGCTTGCCTAGGTGTTATGGCTCGAGCATTTCACCGATGTGTGGGGTGCTCTCACCGACGTCTAGTCCACACAGTCGAAGGCCTGGGTCACCACCCCGTGTGGTGCACTTGCAAACAGAAAGAAGGAAGACATGACTGCAGAAAAATTCATCGCAAATTTGAAGGGCTTTACCTTTGAAGTTGCTGACGCGGGAAAGAAGGTCGATGATGATGAACTGAAGGATTATATCATAAATGGTCTAGACGGTGACTACAACTCCCTCGTCCCCTCCATCAACGCCGTGCCCAACACTTCACTATTTGTAATTTTCGGCACGTTTCAGCAATGCCTCAAAATGTAATTAAAAGCATTTCAGAAAAGTGCCCAAAAATGAAAATAGAGCCACTTATGATAACTGGCTCAAACTGAAATAGAGGGCATTTTAGAAAAAAGTGCCTCAAAATTAAAATAGAGTCAGTTTAAAAAGAGCCTCTAAGCAAAAGTGTCAGCAATTTTGAAAAAAGTGCCAACTATTACTATTCCTGACACCATGAAATGCAACATTTTTCTTTGCTTCCAAATCTATTTGCCAGCAGTTCCTGCAGAAGTAGTGGCAGTTTTCAGTGTTCAGTTATTCATTTTCCAGGCATGAAAATGGATACTGTACTCAGCTAAGATAGATGCATGCTTGGTCAGTTAACATGGTAAGCTGTTACAAGACGAGATAGATAAATTGGAAACAAAACATAATGACATGGAGAAACTAGGATGGATACACATTGTTTTTTGAGCAATGCTACAGTTACGGGCTGATTCCTACGCACAGAATCCTACGGACTGATGTGTCAATCACGAATTGGATTGGGAAATTTCGTCAGAGCAACTGCCGCATGCAAATTCCAATCACACGCCTCCACCTTTGCCCGTAAGAAAGTTTCCGTAAACCCAGCCCGTAAGTGTAGGATTATTGTTGTTTTTTGCTGGTACATTCGTGTTCTAGTTCAGactagtttaatgctgaactcccTAGTCACGTACATAGCTTAATGTTTCAGTCACTAGTCTGACTAGTCGCAGTGATGGTAGCATTGCAGCTCCACTCTTCCGTGGACAGCTGTAATGCCATTCTCAGCGAATACAAAGGCAATATACCAGAATTCGAAGACTTTACATTGTTCAATCAGCTGTGGCCGCGATGGAACATTTATGGTGGCTGCTAGTGCGTGGAACGAGTCATCTTCATGGTCAAAGCAGGTTTCTTGACTGTAGACCAGAGCTCGATCGACTTATAGCCTAGCTAGTTAGTGAAGAGAGTTTGAGCTGATCGATCCATGAATATGCCCTTTCCTGCCCGCTGCACCGCAGTGCTAAGCCTTCTGATCATCCTGCCGATGATCGTGTCCGACGACCGGCTTGTCCCTGGCAAGCCGCTCTTACCTGGCGCCACCATCGTCTCCGACGGCGGTGTCTTCGCTTTGGGTTTCTTCAACCCTTCCAACTCCACACCGGATAGGTTGTACCTGGGCATATGGTACAAGGACATCCCGGAACATACCGTGGTGTGGGTCGCAAATCGAGAATCCCCAGCCAGCAGCAGCGCTGCACCGATGCTCTCCTTGACCAACACCTCCGATCTTGTTGTGTCAGATGGCAATGACGGTGGTCGTGTACTTTGGACGACAGCCAACATGAAATCTACCTCGGGCTCGTCTTCCTCGACGGCGGTACTTCTGAAGACAGGCAATCTCGTCATCCGGTCATTGAGTGGCACCACGCTGTGGCAGAGCTTCGACCACCACACCGACACGTTCCTCCCTGGTATGAAGCTCCGTCTCAAGTACAACATGCCCGGCAGTAACGACGAGCGCCTCGTATCCTGGAAGGGCCCTGGCGACCCTTCGCCGGGGCGCTTCTCCTACGGCGTCGACTCGGTCACGGCTCTCCAGCTATTACTTTGGGACGGGGAGCAGCTGGTGGCCCGCAGCGCCCCATGGACGGGGTACCCGGTAAGGAGCGACTACCTCGCGGTGAACACCAGCACGGAGCTCATCCTCTACCAAACTATCATTGACAACAAGGAGGAGATGTACCTCACCTACAACGTCTCGGATGGAGCGCCACGCACCAGGTACATTCTGACCTACTATGGCGAGATCCAGGTCCAGGTCTGGAGTGACAAGTCATCGGCATGGACAGTGGCAGCGAAGTGGCCGTCTCTCAGATGCAACCTCTATAGTTACTGCGGTCCATACGGTTACTGTGACGAGACGGTGCCAATCCCGACGTGCAAGTGCTTGGACGGCTTCGAGCCAACTAGCATAGAAGGATGGACGGCCGGTAGTTTCTCAGCAGGGTGCCGACGGAAGGAGCTGCTTCGAGGGTGTGGCGACGGTTTCGTGGCCTTGCCGGGGATGAAGACCCCAGACCGGTTCGTGCTCGTCGGCACAGACATAAGTACACTCGAGGACTGCACGGCGGAGTGCAGCCGCAGCTGCTCCTGCGTGGCATATGCGTACACCAACCTCAGCAGCAGCAGGACCGGAGGAGAAGTGACGAGATGCTTGGTGTGGACCGGGGAGTTGCTTGACACCGGAAAGTTTGCCGCGGGGCCTGAGTATGCCAGTGACAGGCTCTACCTCCGACTTGCAGGCCTGGATGCAGCACAAGGTACCAAATCTCTCCCTCTCTACCAGTTCCTCGCTGAACTTCTTCAACAGTTTGCTCTCATTTTTATGCTATATATGCATTGCACAGGTAAAAGGGCAAATAGCAGTGCAGTGAGGATTGCGCTACCAGTTATAGGAAGCGTTGTTCTGGTACTCATATGCATTTCCCTCACGTGGATAAAATTCAGAGGTAcattcggtgtccattcacgcaGTTTGATTAGCTGAGCTTAATTACAATTCGAGCGCTGCTATGCAGTATACTTGGGCTAGAAAAACTAGAGGAAATAACCCCTGAGGTACAAAAGTATTTCCGGGCAATTTACGAGCAAATAAGATGGGAGTATTAGAAATCAGCATGCTGGGAATGCAATGTAATGACAAGGAACAAACTACTAGTAAATAATATGGAAGTCCACATGCTAGAGAAATCATACCCAAACCCAATGTCGACGGGCTCTAGAAAAGAAGATCATATAGCTGCATCGGATTGTGTGTGTGCACACGTGTGTGGCAGGAAAGGGGATAGGGGGTTAGACTTTAGAGGGGAGGATAGGATGGATAATTTTTTTCTAGCATGTCAAGTTCACCTTATAGGTCAAGTCATCGACATTTTGTTAGGTATGTCCTATTTGAAAGGACTTGTTTTTGGGATAATTTCTCCTTGTTTTTCTAGTTCATGAGGGAAAGAGTAAACAGACATCAATTGTTCTAGTCGTTAAACATCAGTAGCATATACCACTATTAAAGAGCTTAGACTCTGTTCTTGTATCAAACCCGTGGTCCAAGGGACGTTCTCACCTAGAGAATTTCTGTGGGGGTGTAGGCCTCTGAAGAGGAGTGATTTTTTTTAATATTAGTCTAGACAATGGTCCTGGATTGAAATTCGCAAGGGAGTTTGAATGCAAACCACATAGATAAATTTCAGCCTTAGTGATCTAATGGTGCTAGGTAGATAGAGGTTCCTCAGCAATAGGAGTACTCTTGGCATAACATACATGTTGATCTTCCGCAAGATTCCACGTTGGTGGGAAGGTTTTTCACCTTGACATGGGGATCTTATGAAGCCTTTTAATTTTTATGTATACCTTCTATATTGTGTCTATTACAGAAGAAATGATAATAACATTTTGGGAgcaggaaaaaaacaaaaaatggagaaAACATAAAAATGCAACACTAGATAGGCTGAGTACCTCTTACGAACTTGGGGAAGGAAACACTCCCCATGATCATGAAttgcaatttgcaaaatttgAGGAAATTgcccaagcaacagacaatttctCTGAAACATGTAAGATTGGACAGGGAGGCTTTGGCAAAGTTTATAAGGTACATTACTCGTTCATTAATTTACCATTATCCATTCCGAATTTATTATAATGGAGTAGTTCATGCGCTAAATTTGAACCACTGTTTTACCATTCATTTCTCTAGGTAATGTTAGGTGGTCAAGAAGTTGCTATCAAAAGACTCAGTAAGGATTCTCAACAAGGAATAAAGGAATTTAAGAATGAAGTGATATTAATTGCAAAATTGCAGCATCGAAACTTGGTTCGACTTCTTGGGTGTTGTTGGGAGGGAGATGAAAACTTGTTGATTTATGAGTATCTGCCAAACAATAGCTTAGATGCTACCCTTTTTGGTAAATATTGGTAACACAACACATTCCATCAAACAAGTAAAACATTTCTTTTTTTGTTGCTTACAACTCCTTATATCTACAGATGATTCAAGGAAACTGTTGTTGGATTGGGAAACACGGTTTAATATAATCAAAGGGGTTGCAAGGGGACTTCTTTACCTCCACCAAGATTCAAGACTGATTGTAATTCATAGGGATCTCAAAGCTGGAAATGTTTTGCTAGATTCAGAGATGAAACCCAAGA
This region of Lolium perenne isolate Kyuss_39 chromosome 2, Kyuss_2.0, whole genome shotgun sequence genomic DNA includes:
- the LOC139830060 gene encoding putative G-type lectin S-receptor-like serine/threonine-protein kinase At1g61610 — translated: MNMPFPARCTAVLSLLIILPMIVSDDRLVPGKPLLPGATIVSDGGVFALGFFNPSNSTPDRLYLGIWYKDIPEHTVVWVANRESPASSSAAPMLSLTNTSDLVVSDGNDGGRVLWTTANMKSTSGSSSSTAVLLKTGNLVIRSLSGTTLWQSFDHHTDTFLPGMKLRLKYNMPGSNDERLVSWKGPGDPSPGRFSYGVDSVTALQLLLWDGEQLVARSAPWTGYPVRSDYLAVNTSTELILYQTIIDNKEEMYLTYNVSDGAPRTRYILTYYGEIQVQVWSDKSSAWTVAAKWPSLRCNLYSYCGPYGYCDETVPIPTCKCLDGFEPTSIEGWTAGSFSAGCRRKELLRGCGDGFVALPGMKTPDRFVLVGTDISTLEDCTAECSRSCSCVAYAYTNLSSSRTGGEVTRCLVWTGELLDTGKFAAGPEYASDRLYLRLAGLDAAQGKRANSSAVRIALPVIGSVVLVLICISLTWIKFRGTFGEKNKKWRKHKNATLDRLSTSYELGEGNTPHDHELQFAKFEEIAQATDNFSETCKIGQGGFGKVYKVMLGGQEVAIKRLSKDSQQGIKEFKNEVILIAKLQHRNLVRLLGCCWEGDENLLIYEYLPNNSLDATLFDDSRKLLLDWETRFNIIKGVARGLLYLHQDSRLIVIHRDLKAGNVLLDSEMKPKIADFGMARIFGDNQQNANTQRIVGTYGYMAPEYAMEGTFSTKSDVYSFGVLLLEVVTGIRRSSNSQTMGFPSLTVYAWSMWSEQKTNELPDSSIMYICPPHEVLLCIHVALLCVQENPDDRPPMASVLFILENGSTTLPAPKRPAYFVRSSAQMEKIQNDINTSANSFTLTKIEGR